One Bacteroidota bacterium genomic window carries:
- the corA gene encoding magnesium/cobalt transporter CorA: protein MPSRRISRKAGKPPGTIEYTGENTTTKTGIIALNFDSGHFEKVVIGSFTELEDYFRENRHGLTWFRVIGFNEKDFLTLFAAKFKIHELTLEDIMNVYQRPKIEETGDAVFCEINRLKITGSNNCKSEQVSLFMRGDTLITFQDFDDDFLSIIESRIESGKNLIRKRIDFLFYAVIDLVVDEYYVALEQLNDHIENIEAMFFSDDVSDNFKVLQSLRSELSKVRQSIWPVRDIMNKIHKKEITLFTKETLIYLNDTYDHVNQIIEILENLRESTLSLIDVYMSYTSNRLNDIMKVLTVISTIFMPLTFIAGVYGMNFHYMPEIKQVWGYPAALLLMIVVALGFLKYFRKKKWF from the coding sequence ATGCCTTCACGAAGAATAAGCCGGAAAGCCGGGAAACCGCCCGGAACCATCGAATATACCGGAGAAAACACCACCACAAAAACCGGAATCATTGCACTGAATTTTGACAGCGGTCATTTCGAGAAAGTGGTTATCGGGTCTTTTACCGAACTTGAGGACTATTTTAGAGAGAACCGCCATGGACTCACATGGTTTCGTGTAATCGGTTTTAATGAAAAAGATTTCCTTACCCTGTTTGCTGCAAAATTCAAAATCCACGAACTCACTCTGGAAGATATAATGAATGTCTATCAGAGACCGAAGATAGAGGAAACGGGTGATGCAGTATTTTGCGAAATTAACAGACTGAAGATCACAGGATCAAATAACTGCAAATCCGAGCAGGTAAGTCTTTTTATGAGGGGAGATACACTGATTACTTTTCAGGATTTCGATGATGATTTTCTCTCCATCATCGAGTCAAGGATTGAATCGGGCAAAAATCTGATTCGAAAAAGAATTGATTTTCTCTTTTATGCCGTAATCGATCTGGTTGTTGATGAGTATTATGTTGCCCTCGAGCAACTGAATGATCATATCGAAAATATCGAAGCCATGTTTTTCTCCGATGATGTCTCCGACAATTTTAAAGTTCTTCAATCGTTAAGGAGCGAACTGAGTAAAGTCCGGCAGTCAATCTGGCCCGTTCGCGACATTATGAACAAAATTCACAAGAAAGAAATCACTCTCTTCACCAAAGAGACCTTAATCTACCTTAACGACACCTATGACCATGTAAATCAGATAATAGAAATTCTTGAGAATCTCCGTGAAAGCACCCTCTCCCTGATAGATGTCTACATGTCTTACACAAGCAACCGCCTTAATGACATCATGAAAGTGCTGACCGTCATTTCAACCATCTTCATGCCGCTCACTTTTATTGCTGGTGTTTACGGAATGAATTTCCATTACATGCCCGAGATAAAGCAGGTTTGGGGTTATCCGGCAGCCCTCCTGCTTATGATTGTTGTAGCCCTCGGCTTCCTGAAATATTTCAGGAAAAAGAAATGGTTTTAA
- a CDS encoding delta-60 repeat domain-containing protein yields MLIQAVKFQIFRRRTASIVLLFSAYMLNTASAQSANPDMAATNNAVYATLVDGNFTYIGGAFSTVGRLSGNGVKMTTTSSSIDKLYPKVNSSIYTCISDGAGGWYIGGTFTMVGTTGRNRLAHINSDGTLDASWNPDVNDVVYSLLLNGNDLFIGGNFTTIGGQARSRIAKIDVTTGLPDASWNPGADLTVKAIALGGSSLFIGGDFATVGGLSRSYIAKLSTTGTGAVDASWNPGSSNPVVALAVSGTDLFAGGYFTTIGGVARNRIAKLSISGTGTVDASWNPNANSYVFSLLISGDNIFVGGSFTTMQGVARNWIAKLSISGTGILDPDWNPNMNAAVNSLATDGTSIFAAGNFTTVSGGAVECYGIAKLNATGAGTPETGWNPHLSGSGLSVAVSGTDIYVGGNFNLVNVVRRYYLARINNTTGEVDADWNPNPGGAVYALAVSATDVYAGGIFVTAGSLIRNRIARFSKTGSGTVDPLWDPNIGNGAVNALAINGTDIYAGGSFTTVNGSVSRNRLAKFTLESSAAVDDLWNPSINSTVNALVINASTIYVGGSFTSVNITGVPRSNLASFPLSGYGTVDSWNPSIGGVVYALTIDGSSIYVGGSFNTVNFPTVTRNRLARFPLSGTATVDTWNPNIGATVYTLAVSGSDIYVGGTFTTVNGSTTRNYLARISSSSGLADSWNPNPGNSVRNISVSGNDVYVGGQFASIGGNLQPYLALFTDRTLPVELVSFSASVTKGVVNLKWHTATEVDNYGFEVQRTTAGSDDWKNIGFIQGHHTTNSPKYYSFTDQPSTEDAYKYKYRLKQLDNSGSHEFSNIIEVSLGTPANFLLEQNYPNPFNPATVIRYQLPVAGMVSIDLYNTAGEKVASLLNKAEDAGVHSLSFDAVKYGLSSGIYIYRMTVVPASGEVFSSVRKLSLIK; encoded by the coding sequence ATGTTGATTCAAGCGGTCAAATTTCAAATTTTCCGGAGAAGAACAGCATCAATTGTTCTGTTATTCTCTGCGTACATGCTCAATACTGCATCAGCACAAAGCGCCAATCCAGATATGGCAGCAACAAATAATGCTGTATATGCAACACTGGTTGACGGCAACTTTACCTATATTGGCGGGGCTTTTTCAACGGTAGGGAGGTTAAGTGGCAACGGTGTAAAAATGACCACCACAAGCTCGAGTATAGACAAATTATACCCAAAAGTGAACAGCTCGATATATACATGCATCTCCGATGGAGCCGGCGGCTGGTATATTGGTGGAACTTTTACAATGGTCGGTACAACCGGCAGGAACAGATTGGCTCACATAAATTCTGACGGAACGCTTGATGCTTCCTGGAATCCGGATGTTAATGATGTAGTCTATTCACTCCTGCTAAATGGTAACGACCTTTTCATCGGTGGAAATTTTACAACAATTGGCGGACAAGCCCGCAGTCGTATCGCCAAAATTGATGTAACTACAGGACTTCCCGATGCATCCTGGAACCCGGGTGCCGATTTAACCGTCAAGGCTATTGCCCTAGGTGGTTCATCACTCTTTATTGGCGGGGATTTTGCGACTGTCGGCGGACTCTCCCGAAGCTACATCGCTAAGCTCTCGACGACGGGAACGGGTGCAGTTGATGCATCATGGAACCCCGGTTCCAGTAACCCGGTAGTTGCTTTGGCTGTTAGTGGTACTGATCTTTTCGCCGGTGGATATTTTACCACTATCGGGGGAGTGGCCCGAAACAGGATAGCAAAGCTCTCCATAAGCGGGACAGGAACAGTAGATGCATCATGGAACCCCAATGCAAACAGTTATGTGTTTTCTCTTCTGATCAGTGGTGACAACATTTTTGTCGGGGGTAGTTTCACAACAATGCAGGGAGTTGCACGAAACTGGATTGCAAAACTTTCCATTAGCGGAACCGGAATTCTTGATCCAGATTGGAACCCGAATATGAATGCAGCGGTTAATTCCCTTGCAACAGACGGGACTTCAATATTCGCCGCAGGAAATTTTACTACCGTCTCCGGAGGAGCTGTTGAATGTTATGGTATTGCAAAACTTAATGCAACGGGGGCAGGCACACCCGAAACAGGGTGGAATCCACACCTGTCCGGTTCAGGACTTTCAGTGGCAGTAAGTGGCACCGACATTTATGTGGGCGGTAACTTCAATCTGGTGAATGTTGTCCGAAGATATTATCTCGCCAGAATCAACAACACCACCGGTGAGGTCGATGCTGATTGGAATCCCAATCCGGGTGGAGCTGTTTATGCTCTGGCTGTAAGTGCTACGGATGTTTACGCAGGGGGCATTTTTGTGACAGCAGGCTCCCTCATAAGAAATCGCATCGCAAGATTTTCAAAAACAGGTTCAGGGACCGTGGACCCCCTTTGGGACCCTAATATCGGCAATGGAGCTGTTAATGCACTGGCTATAAACGGTACCGATATTTATGCCGGAGGAAGTTTTACAACTGTCAATGGTTCTGTCTCAAGAAACCGGCTTGCTAAATTCACTCTGGAGAGTTCTGCCGCTGTTGATGATCTTTGGAATCCAAGCATAAACAGCACAGTGAATGCTTTGGTTATTAACGCTTCGACTATTTATGTAGGAGGGAGTTTCACCAGTGTCAATATAACAGGTGTACCGAGAAGCAACCTGGCAAGTTTTCCTCTGTCGGGTTACGGCACCGTTGATTCCTGGAACCCGTCTATAGGTGGAGTTGTTTACGCTTTAACAATAGACGGTTCTTCTATTTATGTCGGGGGTTCATTTAATACTGTTAATTTCCCGACAGTAACAAGAAACCGCCTGGCAAGATTTCCCCTGTCAGGCACAGCAACAGTGGACACATGGAACCCGAATATTGGTGCAACTGTCTATACCCTTGCTGTAAGCGGTAGCGATATCTATGTCGGGGGGACTTTTACCACTGTCAATGGTTCCACAACAAGAAATTACCTGGCTCGAATCTCCAGCTCTTCAGGTCTGGCAGACTCGTGGAATCCTAATCCCGGTAACTCAGTAAGAAATATTTCTGTCTCAGGCAATGATGTGTATGTGGGGGGTCAGTTCGCTTCTATCGGTGGCAATCTTCAACCATACCTCGCATTGTTCACTGACCGTACCCTCCCTGTCGAGCTTGTCTCTTTTTCTGCCTCTGTAACCAAAGGTGTGGTAAACCTGAAATGGCACACCGCCACCGAAGTGGATAACTACGGCTTTGAAGTGCAGCGGACAACTGCAGGAAGCGATGACTGGAAGAATATCGGGTTCATTCAGGGACATCATACAACCAATTCACCTAAATATTACTCATTTACCGACCAGCCCTCAACAGAAGATGCATACAAATACAAGTACCGTCTGAAACAACTGGACAATTCGGGAAGTCATGAGTTTTCAAATATCATAGAAGTGAGTCTGGGTACGCCCGCCAACTTCCTTCTCGAACAGAATTATCCGAATCCCTTCAACCCGGCAACGGTCATCAGATATCAATTGCCTGTAGCAGGAATGGTAAGCATCGATCTCTACAACACGGCGGGTGAAAAGGTGGCATCGCTTCTGAACAAAGCAGAGGATGCGGGGGTTCATTCTCTTTCGTTTGATGCGGTCAAGTACGGACTTTCATCGGGTATCTATATTTACAGGATGACAGTTGTACCTGCTTCAGGTGAGGTTTTTTCTTCTGTAAGGAAGCTAAGTTTGATTAAATAA
- a CDS encoding carbohydrate binding family 9 domain-containing protein, giving the protein MRRLALLCFALIATATSFAGGNKGSKEIQISKLSGNIEVDGKLNEPVWQNLQVLEFFQRDPEEGKPSSQKTALKVTYDDEAFYLAAYCYDTDPDSIVTVLSRKDQWVQSDYFMLFLDPYNDKRSGYYFYATPSGSTGDGTLFNRDWDESSWNGVWEAKTMRTGDGWTVEMRIPFSQLRFNKRPDMTWGINFKRNIARRGEESYYILLKKNESGFVEKFAELKGFQEIGNNANIEVLPYLLSKAQYLIHDQNDPFYKSNQYGTSFGADLKWGINSNLTLDMTVNPDFGQVEVDPAVLNLSAFETFFEEKRPFFIEGSNLLQFGYGGSNNNWGFNWGNPDLFYSRRIGKSPNGDAADGDFVEYPTNTQILGAAKLTGKISDGWSVYALNALTNSMSAKSYTNGVTTKREVEPLANATVFRTLKEFDNSRYGLGFMGTSLIRKFDEPGLENSFSRNSFTGGIDGWINFDSAKVYVMNGYFMMSNINGTRDFITELQKRPVHSFQRPDAKYQKLDTNATSLNGWAGRITFNKQEGEFYFNAALGAISPGFNSNDLGFSWRTSYINGHLVTGYRDYKEDSWSRSKSIYAGYFRSYNFDGDKEADGIFTMGNLWMKNFHRLRFNFGVNFESYSTRHTRGGPTVKLPEGYNGAIGFSTDQRKDITIDGDFYYGGDALGGNNYSLQLGGSWRASEAVRLTIYPGYEWNYDAGQWIANYDDPAAVNTYGTRHIFGFLDQKTLFATIRLDYTFTPTMSLQLFAQPFISIGKYSDIKEFERERTSDFTVYGTKGTTIKYDKENGEYEINPGGGANSFRIGNPDFNFKSLRLNIIYRWEFLPGSTLFLVWSHDRTNFDDPGEFQMGKSFSNLINSESNNIFMAKVTYWFNAAGLF; this is encoded by the coding sequence ATGAGAAGATTAGCTCTACTCTGTTTTGCTTTAATCGCAACAGCCACTTCGTTTGCCGGTGGCAATAAAGGCTCGAAAGAAATTCAAATATCAAAGCTCTCCGGAAATATTGAGGTTGACGGAAAGTTAAATGAGCCTGTGTGGCAGAACCTTCAGGTACTGGAGTTTTTTCAAAGAGACCCCGAAGAAGGGAAGCCTTCATCGCAGAAAACTGCATTGAAAGTCACATATGACGATGAAGCATTTTATCTGGCTGCATACTGCTATGACACCGACCCTGATTCTATTGTTACAGTTCTCTCCAGAAAAGACCAGTGGGTTCAATCCGACTATTTTATGCTCTTCCTCGATCCCTACAACGACAAAAGATCGGGCTACTATTTCTATGCAACCCCCAGCGGATCGACAGGTGACGGAACCCTTTTCAACAGGGACTGGGACGAGAGCTCATGGAATGGCGTCTGGGAAGCAAAAACCATGAGAACGGGTGACGGCTGGACGGTAGAAATGAGGATTCCTTTTTCGCAGCTCCGTTTCAACAAAAGACCAGACATGACATGGGGCATCAACTTCAAAAGGAATATTGCCCGGAGAGGTGAGGAGAGTTATTATATACTGTTGAAAAAGAACGAGAGCGGTTTTGTTGAAAAATTCGCTGAACTGAAAGGTTTTCAGGAGATTGGAAACAACGCAAACATTGAAGTGCTGCCCTACCTCCTTTCGAAAGCACAATATCTCATTCACGACCAAAACGATCCTTTTTACAAAAGCAACCAGTACGGCACCTCTTTCGGTGCGGATTTGAAGTGGGGCATCAACAGCAATCTGACGCTTGACATGACGGTAAATCCCGATTTTGGACAGGTGGAAGTGGATCCTGCAGTGCTTAACCTCTCGGCATTTGAGACATTTTTCGAAGAGAAGCGCCCGTTCTTTATCGAGGGGAGCAACCTCTTGCAGTTCGGTTACGGCGGGTCGAACAACAACTGGGGCTTCAACTGGGGAAATCCCGACCTTTTCTATTCAAGAAGAATTGGTAAAAGCCCCAACGGCGATGCTGCTGACGGAGATTTTGTTGAGTATCCCACAAATACACAGATACTCGGTGCCGCAAAACTGACGGGTAAAATCTCAGACGGATGGTCGGTATATGCGCTGAACGCCCTCACAAATTCAATGAGTGCAAAGTCATACACCAATGGAGTTACAACCAAAAGGGAAGTGGAGCCTCTCGCAAATGCAACTGTCTTCAGAACACTGAAGGAATTCGATAATTCGAGATATGGTCTCGGTTTCATGGGTACATCACTCATCAGAAAATTTGATGAACCCGGTCTCGAAAACAGCTTCAGCCGCAATTCATTTACCGGTGGAATTGACGGGTGGATCAATTTCGACTCGGCAAAAGTGTATGTAATGAATGGTTATTTCATGATGTCGAACATCAACGGTACGAGGGATTTCATAACAGAATTACAGAAAAGACCGGTTCACTCGTTCCAGCGTCCGGATGCAAAATATCAAAAACTTGATACGAACGCCACTTCACTTAATGGATGGGCAGGAAGAATAACATTCAACAAGCAGGAAGGGGAGTTCTATTTCAATGCAGCTCTCGGTGCAATTTCTCCCGGATTCAACTCGAATGATCTCGGATTTTCATGGCGTACAAGCTACATAAACGGGCACCTCGTAACAGGTTACAGGGATTATAAAGAGGACTCGTGGAGCAGATCAAAAAGCATTTATGCAGGATATTTCAGGTCATACAACTTTGATGGCGACAAGGAAGCGGACGGTATTTTCACGATGGGAAATCTTTGGATGAAAAATTTTCACCGTCTGAGATTCAATTTTGGTGTAAACTTTGAATCTTACAGCACCCGTCACACAAGAGGCGGCCCTACCGTAAAACTGCCCGAAGGCTACAACGGCGCCATCGGTTTCTCTACTGATCAGAGAAAAGACATCACCATCGACGGCGATTTCTACTACGGTGGCGATGCACTCGGAGGTAACAATTACAGTCTGCAGCTTGGCGGATCATGGAGAGCGAGCGAGGCGGTAAGGCTCACCATATATCCCGGTTACGAGTGGAATTATGATGCAGGTCAGTGGATAGCAAACTATGATGACCCCGCTGCGGTGAACACCTATGGTACACGACACATCTTTGGATTCCTTGATCAAAAAACCCTTTTTGCTACAATTCGCCTGGACTATACATTTACTCCCACGATGTCGCTGCAACTCTTCGCACAGCCGTTCATATCAATCGGAAAATACTCCGACATAAAGGAATTTGAAAGAGAAAGAACGAGTGACTTTACAGTGTACGGTACAAAAGGCACCACGATAAAATATGACAAAGAGAATGGTGAATATGAAATCAATCCGGGAGGAGGCGCCAATTCATTCAGAATCGGTAATCCTGATTTCAATTTCAAATCGCTCCGTTTGAACATCATCTACAGATGGGAGTTCCTCCCCGGGTCGACTCTCTTCCTCGTATGGAGCCACGACCGTACCAATTTTGACGATCCCGGTGAATTTCAAATGGGCAAAAGTTTCTCGAACCTTATAAATTCAGAGTCGAACAATATCTTCATGGCAAAAGTAACCTACTGGTTTAATGCTGCAGGATTGTTTTAA
- a CDS encoding glycoside hydrolase — translation MRYIYAITVVFFFFFTGCEKALTEPGNDKLVDLAGEWKFQIGDDSSWSKIEFNDSAWDKIIVPSSWENQGFHGYNGYAWYRFSFTGSADLAGKNLALHLGFIDDVDEVWFNGVKIGTSGSFPPDYKTAYNAYRIYYLPASLVNFTSKNTIAVRVYDAQLEGGIMSGDPGIYENETYITPDIDLEGNWKFIQGDSSIYKDDVVTDSAWKDVIVPSYLENQGLSQFEGYGWYRLSFDHKKNDLKSQLLLLLGKIDDFDEVYLNGRLIGGTGNMKDAKVEYIQSEEWMQNRVYTIPAGLIRTDRPNILAVRIFDAFQQGGIYSGPIGIIKKDRYDAFIRKAYNKDE, via the coding sequence ATGCGATACATTTATGCCATAACAGTTGTTTTTTTCTTTTTTTTCACAGGTTGTGAGAAGGCTTTAACTGAACCCGGGAATGATAAGCTTGTCGATCTGGCAGGGGAGTGGAAATTTCAGATTGGTGACGATTCCTCCTGGTCAAAGATTGAATTTAATGATTCGGCATGGGATAAAATAATAGTACCGTCTTCGTGGGAGAATCAGGGTTTTCACGGTTACAACGGTTATGCCTGGTACAGATTTTCGTTCACCGGTTCTGCTGATCTTGCAGGAAAGAATCTTGCACTTCACCTCGGATTTATTGATGATGTTGATGAAGTGTGGTTCAACGGTGTAAAGATCGGCACTTCGGGAAGTTTCCCTCCCGACTACAAAACTGCGTATAACGCCTACCGGATTTATTATCTTCCTGCCTCTCTTGTAAATTTCACTTCAAAAAACACCATCGCCGTAAGGGTATATGATGCCCAGCTTGAGGGGGGTATCATGTCGGGTGATCCGGGAATTTATGAGAATGAAACTTATATTACTCCCGATATCGACCTTGAAGGGAACTGGAAGTTTATTCAGGGCGACTCTTCAATCTACAAAGACGATGTTGTTACCGACTCTGCCTGGAAAGATGTAATTGTGCCGTCTTATCTCGAAAATCAGGGACTCTCACAGTTTGAAGGGTACGGCTGGTACCGTCTCTCGTTCGATCATAAAAAAAATGATCTGAAGTCGCAACTCCTTCTTCTTCTTGGTAAAATAGATGATTTTGATGAAGTGTATCTGAATGGCAGACTGATCGGGGGGACTGGCAACATGAAGGATGCAAAAGTTGAATATATTCAGTCGGAAGAGTGGATGCAGAACCGTGTCTATACAATCCCGGCAGGATTAATCCGCACTGACCGTCCCAATATTCTTGCAGTAAGAATTTTTGACGCATTCCAGCAGGGGGGCATCTACTCGGGTCCCATCGGCATCATCAAAAAAGACCGCTATGATGCGTTCATCAGAAAAGCGTATAATAAGGATGAATGA